The Acidobacteriota bacterium genome has a segment encoding these proteins:
- a CDS encoding tetratricopeptide repeat protein — protein sequence MLAGMKGDEALVRESFDKYAEAVRLNPDDHEAYYNWGLALFMLAGMKGDEALFRESFEKYAEAVRLKPDLHQAYSNWGAALGQLAELKGDEALFRESIGKLAEAVRIKPDKHEAYNNWGTALYDLAKLKEDEALFRESFEKYAEAVRIEPNDPLYYSNWGIALYTLAMMKEDESFFRESCAKYAEAVRIEPDDPLYYSNWGLALTGLAMMKGDEALFRESFEKYAEAVRIKRDDHDAYNKWGNALSDLAEMKEEEKEKEALFRESFDKYAEAVRIEPEHNQAYNNWGLALSELAGMKGDEALFRESFTKYTEAVRIEPDKHEAYYNWGNALSDLAGIKEGEKEKEALFRESFGKYAEAVRLKPDLYQAYNNWGVALYELAKMKEDEELYRKACTKYEEAVSIKPDYFEAYNNWGNALSELAKMKGDEALFRESFDKYAEAVRLKPDMHQAYGNWGNALSDLAEMKGDEALFRESFEKYAEAVRLKPDYHEAYNSWGTALSDLAWMKADEALFRESFGKYAEAVRLNPDDHETYFNWGTALFGLAGMKGDEALFRQAFEKYAEAVRTEPDDHEVYYNWGNALFMLAGMKGDEALFREAFEKYAKAIDIEPDYHEVYNDWGFALSMLAVMKEGEKEKEALFREASEKYAEAVRLNPDDHEAYSNWGNALYELAKLKEDEALFREAFDKFAEAVRIEPNDPLYYSNWGNVLSDLAKMKGDEELFRESFTKYAEAVRIEPNEPIYYHNWGVALRECAIIVEGEAENESLMKQAVEKLLKAEELEKASKDKPES from the coding sequence CATGTTGGCCGGGATGAAAGGAGACGAGGCGCTCGTCCGGGAGTCTTTCGACAAATACGCCGAGGCCGTCCGCCTCAATCCCGATGACCACGAAGCCTACTACAACTGGGGCCTTGCACTTTTCATGTTGGCCGGGATGAAAGGAGACGAGGCGCTCTTCCGGGAGTCTTTCGAAAAATACGCCGAGGCCGTCCGCCTCAAGCCGGATCTCCACCAGGCCTACAGCAATTGGGGCGCTGCGCTCGGGCAACTCGCGGAATTAAAAGGTGACGAGGCCCTTTTTCGAGAATCCATTGGTAAGCTCGCCGAGGCCGTCCGCATCAAGCCCGACAAGCACGAAGCCTACAACAACTGGGGTACTGCACTTTACGATTTGGCCAAGCTGAAAGAAGATGAGGCGCTCTTCCGGGAGTCCTTCGAAAAATACGCCGAGGCCGTCCGCATTGAGCCCAACGACCCTCTTTACTACAGCAACTGGGGCATTGCGCTTTACACGTTGGCCATGATGAAAGAAGACGAGTCGTTCTTCCGGGAGTCCTGCGCGAAATACGCCGAGGCGGTCCGCATCGAGCCCGATGACCCTCTTTACTACAGCAACTGGGGCCTTGCGCTTACGGGCTTGGCCATGATGAAAGGAGACGAGGCGCTCTTTCGAGAATCCTTTGAAAAATACGCCGAGGCCGTCCGCATCAAGCGCGATGACCACGATGCCTACAACAAGTGGGGCAATGCGCTTTCTGATTTGGCCGAGATGAAAGAAGAAGAAAAAGAAAAGGAAGCGCTTTTCCGGGAGTCCTTCGACAAATACGCCGAGGCCGTCCGCATCGAGCCAGAACACAACCAAGCCTACAACAACTGGGGCCTTGCGCTCTCCGAGTTGGCCGGAATGAAAGGCGACGAGGCGCTCTTCCGGGAGTCCTTCACCAAATACACCGAGGCGGTCCGCATCGAGCCCGACAAGCACGAAGCCTACTACAACTGGGGCAATGCGCTTTCTGATTTGGCCGGGATAAAAGAAGGAGAAAAAGAAAAGGAAGCGCTTTTCCGGGAGTCCTTCGGTAAATACGCCGAGGCCGTCCGCCTCAAGCCTGATCTCTACCAAGCCTACAACAACTGGGGCGTTGCGCTTTACGAGTTGGCCAAGATGAAAGAAGACGAAGAACTGTACAGAAAAGCCTGCACCAAGTATGAAGAGGCCGTTAGCATCAAGCCCGATTACTTCGAAGCTTACAACAATTGGGGCAATGCGCTTTCCGAATTGGCCAAGATGAAAGGCGATGAGGCGCTCTTTCGGGAGTCATTCGACAAATACGCCGAGGCCGTCCGCCTCAAGCCCGATATGCACCAAGCCTACGGAAACTGGGGTAATGCACTTTCCGATTTGGCCGAGATGAAAGGTGATGAGGCGCTCTTTCGGGAGTCATTCGAAAAATACGCCGAGGCCGTCCGCCTCAAGCCCGATTACCACGAAGCCTACAACAGCTGGGGCACCGCGCTTTCCGATTTGGCATGGATGAAAGCCGACGAGGCGCTCTTCCGGGAGTCCTTCGGCAAATACGCCGAGGCCGTCCGCCTCAATCCCGATGACCACGAAACCTACTTCAACTGGGGTACTGCGCTTTTCGGTTTGGCCGGGATGAAAGGTGACGAAGCGCTCTTTCGACAAGCCTTCGAAAAATACGCCGAGGCCGTCCGCACCGAGCCTGACGACCACGAAGTCTACTACAACTGGGGCAATGCGCTTTTCATGTTGGCCGGGATGAAAGGAGACGAGGCGCTCTTCCGGGAGGCCTTTGAAAAATACGCCAAAGCCATCGACATCGAGCCCGATTACCACGAAGTTTACAACGACTGGGGCTTTGCGCTTTCCATGTTGGCCGTGATGAAAGAAGGAGAAAAAGAAAAAGAGGCGCTCTTCCGGGAGGCCTCCGAAAAGTACGCCGAGGCCGTCCGCCTCAATCCCGATGACCACGAAGCCTACAGCAACTGGGGCAATGCGCTTTACGAGTTGGCCAAGCTGAAAGAAGATGAGGCGCTCTTCCGGGAGGCCTTCGACAAGTTCGCCGAGGCCGTCCGCATTGAGCCCAACGACCCTCTTTACTACAGCAACTGGGGCAATGTGCTTTCCGATTTGGCCAAGATGAAAGGCGACGAAGAACTCTTTAGGGAGTCCTTCACCAAATACGCCGAGGCCGTCCGCATCGAGCCCAACGAACCTATTTACTACCACAACTGGGGCGTTGCGTTGCGCGAGTGCGCTATAATTGTCGAGGGCGAAGCCGAGAACGAATCGCTCATGAAACAAGCCGTGGAAAAACTATTAAAAGCCGAGGAATTGGAAAAAGCCTCCAAGGACAAGCCCGAGAGTTGA